The Aedes albopictus strain Foshan chromosome 1, AalbF5, whole genome shotgun sequence genomic interval ACGATGATTCCAGAAATCAGCCAAAGGAAAATTCTCGTACGACAGGTCAACAAGCCAGAACGGAATCGCCTTCCGAAACGTGCAATACACACGTAAGCAACGTTAGCAAAGTGCTTTTCCGTTATGTTCCGGTAATCCTTCATGGACGCGGTAAGTCGGTGCTCACCTTCGCCTTTTTGGATGACGGTTCTTCTGCGACGTTGATGGAACATAGCCTTCTGAAGGAACTGAACATCGAAGGCAAACCGTACCCTCTGTGCCTAGGATGGACAGCAGATCAACAACGACAGGAGCCAAACTCTAGGATGTTGGCGCTCGAGATTTCCGGAGCACACGATACGAGTACATACTGGATACCAAAGGTGCATACCGTGGAGAATCTTGCTCTGCCACGACAATCTCTTGCGATGGAGGAATTAGGTCAGAAGTACCACCACCTGAGGAATTTACCAGCCGATTCTTATCGCAATGTTCGACCGCGATTGCTTATTGGGATGGATAACTGCCACTTGGGTCATGCGTTGGATAGCAAAGAAGGAGGAAACTTCCAACCAATCGCCACTGAAACGCGTCTTGGCTGGATTGTTTTTGGACCATGCTCTGTAACGTCTCAGCTACCAATGGAGTTTACTGCGCACCACAGTTTTCACTTGTGCTCGTGTTGCGAGCGGAACGACGCAGAACTGCATAACACAGTAAAATCATACTTTTCACTGGACAGTCTTGGTATTATGAGCTCAGTAAAGCCGCTTCTGTCGAAAGACGACGAACGAGCCGAAGAGTTGCTGAAATCCCAGACACATGTGAAGGAGGAGCGGTATGAAACAGGCTTACTTTGGCGATATGATAATGTCCGATTGCCAGACAGCAAGACAATGGCCATGCGGCGACTGGTGTGTCTAGAGAAGCGAATGCAACGTGATCCTGAACTAGCTGAAGTATTGAAGCAGAAGATTCAGGACTATGTACGCAGCGGTTACATCGAGAAACTGACAGAAAGTCAACTGGCGGAGAAGTTCGAACGTGTCTGGTATCTTCCTATCTTTCCGGTAGTGAACCCTAACAAACCGGGAAAACTACGCATTGTTTGGGATGCGGCCGCAAAAGTAGCGGGAACTTCGCTGAATTCCTTCCTGCTCCCTGGTCCAGATCAGCTATCTTCCCTTCCGTCTGTCCTACACCGTTTCCGAGAGTTCCGTATCGCTGTCACAGGCGATATCAGAGAAATGTTTCACCAAGTATTGGTTAATAAGGTCGATCAGCAGTGTCAGCGTTTTTTGTGGCGTGACGGTGAACAAAACCGAAGTCCAGATATCTACGTGATGAAAGTAATGACGTTCGGGGCTACGTGTTCACCAAGCTGCGCACAATACGTAAAGAACCATAATGCACAGCGATTCCAGAAACAATTTCCGAGGGCGACTGAAGCGATAATCGAAGAACACTACGTCGACGACATGCTGACTAGCGAGGAGTCAGAGGAAGGTGCAGTGCAGTTAGCAAAGGATGTCCGGTTTGTTCATGCGAAGGCTGGATTCGAAATACGGAACTGGCTGTCAAATTCGAAACGAGTGCTGCAGGAGCTGGAAGCGAACCCTGGAGAAAAATGTCTTAATCTGTCGAGCGAGATGGCAACAGAGAAAGTCCTCGGAATGTGGTGGTGTACCGCTACCGATACGTTCACCTACAAGGTTTCTCCGAGGATTAGCGCAGATTTACTGCAAGCCCGCATTATTCCAACAAAAAGGCAGATACTGAGCACCCTTATGATGATCTACGATCCTCTGGGACTGTTAGCTAATTTTCTGATGTTCCTCAAAATCTTACTCCAAGAGATTTGGCGGAGCGGCGTGAACTGGGATGACCAGATTAAGTCCGATCAGTTCGAGAAGTGGAAGACGTGGCTGCGAGTTTTACCACAGGTCGAGGATGTCAGCGTGCCCAGGTGTTATCGAATGAAGACCGGAGTAGGCAAACAGAATCTGGTGCAGCTTCATATATTCGTAGACGCTTCAGAGAATGGATTCGCTACGGTTGCATATCTACGGTTCGAGGAAAACGGAGAAGTCGAATGCGCACTCATTGGTGCGAAAACACGGGTAGCTCCATTGCGATTCGTGTCAATTCCTAGACTGGAACTTCAGGCAGCAGTTATCGGAGCACGCTTGGCGAATGACATCATGGAGACACACAAGTTAAAGCCTGTTCAAAGATTCTTCTGGTCGGATTCACGCGACGTACTCTGCTGGATCAATTCCGATCATCGAAAGTATAGCCATTTCGTGGCGGTTCGGGTCAGTGAACTGCTGGAGTTAACAGAGGCAAACGAGTGGAACTGGATTCCGACAAAATTGAACGTCGCAGATGAAGCTACGAAGTGGCAAAAGATCCCGGATTTGTCCCCCACAAGTCGATGGTTCAGAGGTCCTGAGTTTATGCGAATGCCGAAAGAACAGTGGCCTGCTACTTTACCGAAGTTCGGTCAAACCGAAGAGGAGAAGCGTACGCATGTGCTCTTCCATACTGCACAGCCGGCACTGTTTAGCTgggaagatttttcaaaatggAAGGTTCTGCTACGCCGTGCTGCGTACGTGATACGGTTTCCGTCAAATCTGCGAAAGAAACTGATGAAGAAGTCCATAGTCACTAGTCCGCTAACGCAAGAAGAATTGAAGGAAGCCGAGCTGTTCATTATCAAGCTAGTGCAGAATACTGAATTTGCCGTAGAGATAGCGCTGCTGAAGAAACCGAACCCCGTGCCGTGGAAGAACGCGCTGCCGAAGAGTAGCTCGCTGTACAGTCTTAGCCCGTACCTGGATGAGATGGGCCTGCTGCGTATGAAGGGTCGCATAGATGCGTGTGAAGCGGTAAATGATGATACAAAGCATCCAATACTGCTACCCAAATGTCATCCTGTAACAAGTCTCATCATCAGCAGTATACATGAACGATTCCGTCACATGAATCACCAGACTGTACTGAACGAAATCCGACGTACGTTCTATATACCGCAGCTTCGTTCAACGTACAATCGGGTTCGAAAAGGATGTCAACAGTGCAAGAACCTTCAAGCAAGACCCGATGCTCCGGAAATGTCAGCCCTTCCGTCCACACGACTGAAAGCGTTTTGCCGCCCGTTTTCGTACATCGGCATCGACTATTTTGGGCCAATGAACGTAGTTGTAGGCCGTCGGACCGAGAAACGATGGGGTGTCTTGATCACCTGCCTCACTGTGCGAGCAATACACCTCGAGGTTGCTCACAGTCTGACGACGGACTCGTGTATCCTCGCTATACGGAACTTTATCGCCAGAAGAGGTGCTCCTCTTGAAATAATCAGTGATCGTGGCACAAATTTCGTTGGAGCCAGTCGAGAACTAAGGGAAGCGCTGAGCCAAATAAACCAGGATAAACTGATGGAACACTTCGTCACTACTGACACTAAATGGTCGTTCAATCCGCCAGCTTCTCCGCACTTTGGCGGAGCTTGGGAGCGACTTGTCCAATCCGTAAAGAAAGCCCTAAAACAAACCCAACTCACACGCACACCCACTGACGAGCTACTAAGAAATATGTTGGCTGAAGTCGAGATGATCGTCAACTCACGACCGTTAACCGAACTGCCGTTAGACGATGAGCTGTCTCAAGCGTTGACCCCGAACCATTTTCTGCTCGGTTCGTCAGATGGTACTAAGCCCCCGATCGCGTTCGACGACAGCAGCCACGCCCTCAAGCATACCTGGAAGATGTCGCAAGTCTACGCTAACAGATTCTGGCAACGATGGATCGCCGAATACCTGCCAAACTTGACCCGAAGGACGAAATGGTTTCGTCCAGCGATGCCCATTGCGGAAGGAGACATCGTTATAGTTGTGGACGAGACCCTGCCAAGGAACTGCTGGCCGAGAGGTCGGGTGGTCCGTACCATTCGTTCCAAGGATGGACAGGTTCGCCGGGCTCTGGTGCAAACAGCAACTGGAGTGTTGGAGAGACCAGCAGTGAAACTAGCGGTATTGGATGTTGGTGCAACTGTAAGTACGTCGGACCAGTGACCTCGAAGTACTGGGGGGGAGTGTCGCAACTTCACGTTGCGCCGCACCATACATCCAAACACCTCAAGAATGCGAACCTTTCAATATCATACCCCGACGAAAGCCTCTACTGTAGATATACAGCCTTGTAGTAGAATGTCATGTCAGGTAGCTATTGATATAGAAGAAGCGTCAACTATTGTCAGATAggaaaaacatgcaagtaacgtTGGAAGGTAGGCGTGCGGTGTAAATCACGATTAGTTAGTTAAAATTTGCTTAAAATCTACTATTTTTCTACTTAATATTAATCTCTTTTTACGTATTACAGTTAAAATTCTTAATACTAAGTGAATTTGCTTATCCTAGACTAAAAGTGAACTAAAAAACAACACAAATAGTACGGCGTAGGAATCACAGGTTAGTTTCTATGCTGTTGATACGAAAgtagaaaattctctaaaaattaaACTTAATTATACAGCCTTTATCCGTGAAATCTTCCCGAAACGGTAGTAAACGTGTGACAAACTAAAAACACGTTCAATTCAGGTAACTTGGATATTGTGATCTTGTAATACTAAACCTAACATGAAATTTGTAAGTTGTAGCAAGCTCTCATCCGATCTTGAAGTTAAACGCAATACCGAGAACACAGAAGAGATACTAAACGTGAGTAAACCTTTTTTTATAAAGATATTTGAATTAGACTTACACAAAGAAACCAAAACTTAAAACCAATATGTAcaacataaaacaaaaaaatgtacAACACTTTGCCTATGATTATCTACTCCATAGGAATTTTTTAACGTTGTCCCAAATAAACTACGTTCAGAAAATTGGACATCTGTCTCTTTTTCGTTGCAATTGCAACATCAGGGGACCTCCTGGAGGTTCAGGAAACTTTAGGAACATTTCAGAGGAGCCTTTTATGGAGCTTTATTTGGTCTCAGGGGTCTCAATGATATCAGAGATGTTCGAGACTGTTTCGTTTTTGCAGTCTTGTTTTATCagaacaaactttttcattttgtCTGTGTTatataatttatgcacaaaacttCCCCTTTTTGCCCtatttcaatttatgcacattgAAAATTAATGACCTAAATTTTGAGAAAAGTTAGATTCACATTGGGTGAATTGATTTAAGGTTTAACTTTCCTTTTAATTATGACAACGGTGGAACTTGACTGAACTAAGTTGAATTTTTAAACACGTCGGTACCTTTTTCCATTCCAACGCTTATCGTCTCGTTATGGTGGGCATACTTTGCGGAAGACTCGAGAGACCCGTTAATGGAAGGAATCCCTCAGTGACCTCGATCAGGTGAAATGTGTTTCAGTCAGGGCCAAGCGAAGCGGAAAATCCACCTCGTATGCATTCCACGGTAAGACGGTTAGGAATGTGTGTTCGACTCCGGAAAGGACGATGGAAACCGGAAACGAAACGACGACGGCACCAAGATTAGAGAgccaactttggaagaaattgtaGACAAACAAAAACACTCGTTCGGTACATTATGAAGGCGAGACACCGTATGAACATTGGTGCACTACAAACACCGACACGAGACGGATGTGGGAAAAAGGTTGGGGGAATTTTCTCGTTTGAACAATTAACAACCCTTTCTTCCGGCTTGTTTCTTGGGTTGGCGTGTGTACGGAGCACTCGGGTTGTTGCTCGTTACCAACAGAGTATGTGGCCGGATATACACAAGACCGAAGTGTAGTGTTCTACTATACTGGTCCATCCATAAGCCCGCCGTGCGGTAGCGAGAGAATATCTTAATCTATAATGATGGCCCACATCTTGCCGCCGTACGTTTCTCCGGTTCTCGGTCGGTATTGATCAGCCGAAGTAGAAATTCCTTTTAGGTTCTGCCATCCGTTCGGTTATGAATGTGAATGGGATTAGTTATCATAGACGTATCCTTTTTCACTGGAAGGAGGAAGCTGCCACTTACTTAGATGAAAGTAGTAGCATCATGAAACACTCTTGTTTTCAAGATGCCATTATGAAATGTCATCCTGGTTCAGGAGAAGTGGATTACCAAGTTTGCCTTGAAGGGTTGCCTTCTAGTATTACTACTTCCACTCTAACCTCTATTTAGGTAGATTACATTTAAGCGAGCTTTATGTATATAGGTAACATTATCCAAATGGAATTTAATTGTCGGAAAATATtcacgctaagaccgctcagcacctagaatgtgtaagtgcataatttccagacaacaccaaaaatgtgtaacagttacacattcacaaaaacagctcataCATTCTTCTTCATGATATTACAAGTAAAGAATGTTGGAGGAAAATTCAGAGGCTTTTTTTAACAAATAGGCTGTATCAGAAGCCTGGATCTTCCTGTAGAAATGGCGATTTCCTTAATCATTACAGCATCTGGCTTCATCAATTTTTGTAGTTTTACCAATTGGAATCGCCCTCGCAATCCCTAGTGGacgaaagagctgtaaaataggttaacctttcaggacgcgcgccatcaagcaatcgAACTACTAGCTAGCCCGGCACCCggcatactagctgtacccggcaaactttgttttgcctactgcgttttttgacgtttcaagcttctagccaagaccaagtccccggtatggaatgtatgaaaacccgattttcaaaaactctcaattttcccatgttttttggctcataaaccttccttgggttcgcggtcccacgtatgccactgcatttttatgtatatatatagatagattatcAGAGACTGTGAGATACTTTCATAATATTCAGGCTTACCAAAATTGCTTTGAAATTCAGAACATGGGATCTACAGCCCTAATAATAACTTATGCTTTGCTATTTCGAGCTACACAACATCGCCAACTGTAAGAAATATAAAACCAAGAAACTAAATAGACATTATACAATTTTTAAAGGATTACCcgagaatgttagaatttcataAATCTGTTTTTGAGTTCAGAACTAGAAGGTTATAACAAGGATCAGTGTAATGTTCAGTATATTGGAACCTCTGTACATGGCTAAAAGAGAGAAATTTGAGCATAAAATAAGTTTGGgtgggctttaatgagggaatctagttcgcgagaacaggcctTGCTCATAGGCAATTGAGCAGAGAGCGCAAAAACGATGGTTCCAAAGGGCTTATGACGTGTTTAAGGTGGTtgattcaggggatttcaggaaccTTTTAAGGGCCGTTCTGTCAGATTTTGTTGGCAATACGGGGAATTCTAAGGCTTTTTATAGTATTAAGCGGGTTTCAGGGACTTTTCtaggggctttaagggcaattcagggggtcccaggagcCTTTGATCTAAGgggatttcaaggcatttcagagagtttcaggaacaTTATAAAGGCGTTCCTAGAGCTTTTGGATTGCATTTCAGGGTAGTTTCCAGGTGCATTTTAGAGGGTTTCTGGAGCCTATTAAGAACGTTCAAAGGGGTTTTAGCGGCATTCCAAATTGATTACGATGATATCAAGGGCGTTTCTATGGGATTTCAGGGATTTTAGCGGCTTTTCGAGCCATTTCagatcagggtcgtatcagggagtttcaagaacaCCCTTGAATCAAAAAGCATTTTTGTAATGGCATCTCTGAAAATCttatgaaactttctgaaatgcctctgaaatctcccCCTCAAACCGCATGTAACGTACTTgataccctccgaaacccccgaaaacgattACGCAACGGCTCTGAATCCCAtcgaaaatgctctgagacttcctgaaatacctccaaaatgcCCCTTAAGTACCCTTGGacgccatgtaacgcatctgaaaccctccAAAATGTCAAAAAACACCTGCGTAGCGCCTCTAAAtctcaccgaaaatgctctgagacttcctgaaatgcctccaaaatctccctaaaaccccTTCAGACCCTACGTAACGCACTtgagactctccgaaaccccGTAAACGCCCCCGCAACGCCTCCGAATCCCGCCTTTGGAACTTCCTAGAAAGCCTTCAAAATCTCACTTAAACCCCCTCGcctccgcaacgcctctgaaagcAGCCTAAAATGCTCCGAGATTTCTTGAGAGCCACTCGGACATCATCTAACGCACGTGTGACCCtcaaaaacccccgaaaacgtattTGTAACACCTTTAAAACCTGTCGAAAATCATctggaactcccttcagggagcgtccataaattacgtcacgctttaaggggggagagggggggggggtttagcaaagtgtgacgacccatacaaaaaaatcagaggtcccatacaaaaagtgtgacataggcccaagtaacaccgaaaacataatccgaaatagcaaaatatttactttgtcctacagcagttgttatgaagtttctcgaaacatattatgtcatggatatgccgttttcatgatacctaaaacgtatacacagtgatcttctatttagaagtcttattaaagaatatattttgttttctcaaacaaacattgcatgttgttttcgattatgttgggtttttttctatttaagtacactttgtttgttaccatacatgctcagAATGTTCTATATGTCAAATtagagtaacatttgcagtttcttgtttaagacttgttttcaatcatgtttagacaaaacatagtatgttgcgaatgtttataattagtcgaattttggttttctgcagtatgatagaaaacatgcaaaattcttcaaaaatactaatttataaggcgcattaattttatcggggtacaatagtctatttcaccgtaaaaaatgattggcattaTAATTTATGACCACAGTATGGCAATTAGGCGTTAAAGtggcttggtagaattattgatgcatgtcaattttcgcagttgtcgatttttattattgacattttgaaacttaattatttacagtaa includes:
- the LOC134285226 gene encoding uncharacterized protein LOC134285226 — protein: MSKNRGKVAMPGVSCGVCKNPDDSRMVCCDDCGGWFHFECVGVDQGIEEADWSCASCEAKRAAQITPTRLTVPVPEGAARSSASAQEQRNRQLERQLMEFEGQMQLMQRKFDEQQQSYERMLAEKDRELTNAVDDLQRQFQRRLEKKEQQIRDELTASAAVPSANSTTLGVDNRAATNVCDVIERMRKQLEEMAKKQELETKRLEGRLRAMEINTSDPVGRSSSGLNVNADPFDPDRSSGVSSVANPHELSRSQLAARQAVAKELPIFSGNPEEWPLFIATYESTTKMCGFSDEENLLRLQRSLKGKALEVVRSRLLYPAGLGGVINTLRTLFGRPEVIVHSLVCRIREMPAPKTEKLGTLIDFGVAVQNMCATIVACGLNEHLCNVALLQELVERLPPTIKLDWAKHRQTLQAITLSDFSNWLGTLVEAACVVTVPSSISTYVSKPDKRGRKEEVHIHVESSSVPASSSSVTPKVTAKSATKQCITCAGVCSSVASCKKFQELDIGARWKLLKENKLCRKCLAKHFGACVVKQACGRNGCSYMHHEMLHDDSRNQPKENSRTTGQQARTESPSETCNTHVSNVSKVLFRYVPVILHGRGKSVLTFAFLDDGSSATLMEHSLLKELNIEGKPYPLCLGWTADQQRQEPNSRMLALEISGAHDTSTYWIPKVHTVENLALPRQSLAMEELGQKYHHLRNLPADSYRNVRPRLLIGMDNCHLGHALDSKEGGNFQPIATETRLGWIVFGPCSVTSQLPMEFTAHHSFHLCSCCERNDAELHNTVKSYFSLDSLGIMSSVKPLLSKDDERAEELLKSQTHVKEERYETGLLWRYDNVRLPDSKTMAMRRLVCLEKRMQRDPELAEVLKQKIQDYVRSGYIEKLTESQLAEKFERVWYLPIFPVVNPNKPGKLRIVWDAAAKVAGTSLNSFLLPGPDQLSSLPSVLHRFREFRIAVTGDIREMFHQVLVNKVDQQCQRFLWRDGEQNRSPDIYVMKVMTFGATCSPSCAQYVKNHNAQRFQKQFPRATEAIIEEHYVDDMLTSEESEEGAVQLAKDVRFVHAKAGFEIRNWLSNSKRVLQELEANPGEKCLNLSSEMATEKVLGMWWCTATDTFTYKVSPRISADLLQARIIPTKRQILSTLMMIYDPLGLLANFLMFLKILLQEIWRSGVNWDDQIKSDQFEKWKTWLRVLPQVEDVSVPRCYRMKTGVGKQNLVQLHIFVDASENGFATVAYLRFEENGEVECALIGAKTRVAPLRFVSIPRLELQAAVIGARLANDIMETHKLKPVQRFFWSDSRDVLCWINSDHRKYSHFVAVRVSELLELTEANEWNWIPTKLNVADEATKWQKIPDLSPTSRWFRGPEFMRMPKEQWPATLPKFGQTEEEKRTHVLFHTAQPALFSWEDFSKWKVLLRRAAYVIRFPSNLRKKLMKKSIVTSPLTQEELKEAELFIIKLVQNTEFAVEIALLKKPNPVPWKNALPKSSSLYSLSPYLDEMGLLRMKGRIDACEAVNDDTKHPILLPKCHPVTSLIISSIHERFRHMNHQTVLNEIRRTFYIPQLRSTYNRVRKGCQQCKNLQARPDAPEMSALPSTRLKAFCRPFSYIGIDYFGPMNVVVGRRTEKRWGVLITCLTVRAIHLEVAHSLTTDSCILAIRNFIARRGAPLEIISDRGTNFVGASRELREALSQINQDKLMEHFVTTDTKWSFNPPASPHFGGAWERLVQSVKKALKQTQLTRTPTDELLRNMLAEVEMIVNSRPLTELPLDDELSQALTPNHFLLGSSDGTKPPIAFDDSSHALKHTWKMSQVYANRFWQRWIAEYLPNLTRRTKWFRPAMPIAEGDIVIVVDETLPRNCWPRGRVVRTIRSKDGQVRRALVQTATGVLERPAVKLAVLDVGATVSTSDQ